One genomic window of Bombus fervidus isolate BK054 chromosome 14, iyBomFerv1, whole genome shotgun sequence includes the following:
- the Ranbp21 gene encoding exportin-5-like protein Ranbp21, with protein sequence MEFGVGNVAQISAELAQVVEVMMSPNVPQQQRLEVYNACERFKESSPLCAQCGLYLAQRVPNRSSVVRHFGLQLMEHCIKYRWTQISQSEKIFIKENAMKLLQEGTEPLLQEEAHIKDALSRVVVEMIKREWPQQWPTLLAELSQACTRGESQTELVLLVFLRLVEDVALLQTLESNQRRKDIYQALNTNMAEIFSFFLRLMEQHFSEFQKTNSLGCTSEAAAHSKVVQVVLSTLTGFVEWISITHVMAEDGRLLQILCLLLGDPIFQCSAAECLLQIVNRKGKAEDRKQLMILFSEDALRYIYTAATAASPVTETNEFHENHYLFLKKLTQVLTGMATQLCTLWGKDDSSSIRPTHFNIFLDTVLTFTMYSSLTLTHMANVIWIMLFKHEQIKQDQLLLTYIPKYVENTAPKLIKVAYPQGRQANGMSAYCLADYDSVEEFNVFLHRFRTDLLEGFRQATMVAPLVTFTYVQQWLTAKITKGMADLRCQSDQNDPQYLEWEALAQALDSVVSRILLINERPSVQTGLQLLELCLGYSPQDPWLLSALLSCISALFVFLSMSTGSMAMPGVAILPRVLEKIFAALIFEAPGETKGTRSRAAKNVRRHAASLMVKISLKYPLLLLPVFEQIHTMVRGLAREPSPLSKMETTLLYEALLLISNHFCDYERQTRFVAEIIGDASAKFIALGSEPFKGPLELMRFVGLDRPPVENIAEDPAGQNRSNLMICICTILCVVKRCSIPDDPDRAARGSFVAALSESGNPVYRNPATPHVIPVLPTLFALLRTMNALFIPTALAALSEGYKNAHELLEAEKANLLGLNVTNDNERASEPDQSSFTALVRMQSFLTTIHDSCYHMLGSGCHMIGRDFYQLPGLAPALINSVFSNMEMIPDYRLRPIIRVFMKPFVYSCPPAFYESVLVPVLAHVSTHMCQRLSAKWQYIAHLYESGGLDEENTDTQEVITDMLNRNLTRDFVDVLKVALVGGAACDATPPDTMEQDSSGMAIDPPLSRGNGIVAEVVSELGAVVLRHPSTCHSVVLCVLGALAWNDSNASLKATILTAPVVRALAGDGSLTPAMAAHIMVAILQGLQLHGQHEANQGSLITLGAQVYECLRPKFPTIIEVMQQIPGVNPTDLQRFDEKMAVVSTKGNKVEKGKKDLFKKITNQLIGRSVGQLFRKEVKIDNLPRIEIFGKQQAVHVDVIENSTESGFAALFAGPT encoded by the exons ATGGAGTTCGGAGTAGGTAATGTTGCCCAAATATCAGCAGAACTTGCTCAAGTAGTGGAGGTGATGATGTCACCAAATGTTCCACAACAGCAACGTTTGGAAGTATATAATGCTTGTGAACGATTTAAGGAATCATCTCCTTTATGTGCACAATGTGGATTATACCTAGCTCAGAGAGTTCCAAATAGAAGTTCAGTGGTTAGGCATTTTGGATTACAGCTTATGGAacattgtattaaatatagatggacgcaaatatctcaatcagaaaaaatatttattaaggaGAATGCAATGAAATTACTTCAAGAAGGTACAGAACCATTATTACAAGAGGAAGCTCATATTAAAGATGCACTATCTCGTGTTGTGGTAGAAATGATAAAGAGGGAATGGCCACAACAATGGCCTACATTGCTTGCTGAACTTAGTCAAGCTTGTACAAGGGGTGAAAGTCAAACTGAATTAGTTCTTCTGGTGTTTTTGAGACTCGTAGAGGATGTTGCACTTTTACAAACATTAGAATCTAATCAAAGAAGAAAGGATATATATCAAGCACTTAACACAAATATGGCTGAAATTTTTAGCTTTTTTTTAAGATTAATGGAACAACATTTTTCAGAATTTCAAAAAACGAATAGTTTAGGTTGTACTTCTGAAGCAGCAGCACATAGTAAAGTTGTACAG GTAGTACTGTCTACGTTAACTGGTTTTGTAGAATGGATTTCAATTACTCATGTTATGGCAGAAGATGGtagattattacaaatattatgtCTCTTATTGGGAGATCCAATATTTCAATGCTCGGCAGCTGAATGTTTATTACAAATTGTAAACCGTAAAGGGAAAGCCGAAGACAGAAAAcaattaatgattttattttctgaagATGCTTtgagatatatttatacagcAGCGACTGCAGCATCGCCTGTCACTGAAACAaatgaatttcatgaaaaccattatttatttttaaaaaagctgACACAA gtGCTAACTGGAATGGCAACTCAACTTTGTACACTTTGGGGTAAAGATGATAGTTCCAGCATTCGACCAACACATTTCAACATATTTTTAGATACTGTGTTGACATTTACTATGTATTCAAGTTTGACATTAACGCATATGGCAAATGTAATCTGGATAATGCTGTTTAAACATGAACAGATAAAACAAGATCAATTATTGTTAACTTACATACCaaaatatgtagaaaataCAGCtccaaaattaataaaagtagCATATCCCCAAGGTAGACAAGCTAATGGAATGAGCGCATATTGTCTCGCGGATTATGATTCAGTGGAAGAGTTCAATGTCTTTCTTCATCGATTCAGAACCGATTTATTGGAAGGATTTCGACAAGCCACGATGGTAGCGCCTCTGGTAACATTTACGTACGTACAACAGTGGTTAACAGCCAAAATAACAAAGGGAATGGCAGATCTTCGATGTCAAAGTGACCAAAATGATCCACAATACCTTGAATGGGAAGCTCTTGCACAAGCCTTGGATTCTGTTGTATCCAGAATTCTTTTAATCAACGAACGACCAAGTGTACAAACTGGTCTTCAATTGTTAGAATTATGCCTTGGTTATTCTCCACAAGATCCTTGGTTACTATCTGCATTACTTTCCTGCATCAGTGCTCTCTTCGTGTTCTTATCTATGTCAACTGGTTCAATGGCTATGCCAGGAGTTGCTATCCTACCCAGAGTCCTGGAGAAGATCTTTGCTGCTCTGATATTTGAAGCACCTGGTGAAACAAAAGGTACTCGATCTAGAGCAGCAAAGAATGTAAGACGACATGCGGCGAGTCTCATGGTTAAAATTAGTCTGAAATATCCATTACTACTCCTCCCAGTTTTTGAACAAATACATACGATGGTTCGGGGTTTAGCGAGAGAACCTAGTCCTTTATCTAAGATGGAAACTACCTTGCTTTATGAAGCATTGTTGTTGATATCGAATCATTTCTGTGATTACGAAAGACAGACTAGATTCGTTGCAGAAATAATTGGTGATGCATCAGCGAAGTTTATCGCGCTCGGATCTGAACCGTTTAAAGGGCCACTTGAATTAATGAGATTCGTAGGTTTAGACAGACCACCGGTTGAGAATATTGCGGAAGACCCGGCAGGACAGAATCGAAGCAATTTAATGATATGTATTTGTACAATACTGTGTGTCGTAAAAAGGTGCTCCATCCCCGATGATCCAGATCGCGCTGCAAGAGGCAGTTTTGTAGCCGCGCTCAGCGAAAGTGGGAATCCGGTATATAGAAATCCTGCTACACCACATGTAATTCCTGTACTGCCAACACTTTTTGCATTGCTCAGAACAATGAATGCTCTATTCATACCTACTGCTTTAGCAGCTTTATCAGAG ggATATAAAAATGCTCATGAATTATTAGAAGCAGAAAAAGCAAACCTGTTAGGTTTAAATGTAACAAATGATAATGAACGAGCTTCTGAACCTGATCAGTCTTCATTTACGGCTTTAGTTCGAATGCAATCGTTTCTTACTACTATTCATGATTCGTGTTATCACATGTTAGGAAGTGGATGTCACATGATTGGAAGAGATTTCTATCAATTACCTGGTTTAGCACCAGCTCTCATCAATTCAGTTTTTTCTAATATGGAG ATGATTCCAGATTATAGATTGCGACCAATTATACGCGTATTCATGAAACCATTCGTATATTCCTGTCCACCTGCATTTTACGAAAGCGTTCTTGTACCCGTATTGGCTCATGTTTCTACGCATA TGTGCCAAAGGTTAAGCGCAAAATGGCAGTACATCGCACACCTCTACGAATCTGGTGGTTTGGACGAAGAAAATACAGATACACAAGAAGTTATTACTGATATGCTAAATCGAAATTTGACGAGAGATTTTGTAGACGTGTTGAAAGTAGCTCTTGTTGGTGGTGCTGCTTGTGATGCAACGCCTCCTGACACAATGGAACAAGATAGCAGTGGCATGGCTATAGATCCTCCTTTGTCACGTGGAAATGGTATAGTTGCCGAAGTTGTTAGTGAATTGGGAGCTGTTGTTCTTCGGCATCCATCTACGTGCCACAGTGTTGTCCTATGCGTTTTAGG GGCTTTAGCTTGGAACGATTCAAATGCTAGTCTAAAGGCTACGATATTAACTGCACCAGTTGTACGAGCATTGGCAGGTGATGGCAGTTTAACGCCTGCTATGGCTGCTCATATTATGGTAGCTATTCTTCAAGGTTTACAACTTCACGGACAACACGAAGCAAATCAAGGTTCTCTTATTACTTTGGGTGCACAAGTCTACGAATGTTTACGACCTAAATTCCCCACTATTATCGAAGTAATGCAGCAAATTCCGGGTGTTAATCCTACGGATTTGCAACGTTTCGACGAAAAGATGGCTGTAGTTAGTACTAAAGGAAATAAAGttgagaaaggaaagaaagatctttttaagaaaattacaaatcag CTTATTGGTCGAAGTGTTGGTCAATTGTTTCGTAAGGAAGTTAAGATAGACAATTTACCACGTATAGAAATTTTTGGAAAGCAACAAGCGGTACACGTAGATGTGATCGAGAATTCGACTGAAAGCGGGTTTGCGGCTCTATTTGCAGGACCTACGTAG